Part of the Maridesulfovibrio sp. genome, GATCCAGCAGGAACTGAATCTCATCCGGGATGGGCTGTGGATGTCGCATGGTCAGCAGTTTGCGATACTTCTCATAGTCGGCTTCTACAGAAAAAAATATCCTTTCACTCGGAACAAAAGAATTTCAGGAGAGTTGCAACAGCCCCCCTTATCGACATCAGCCAATGGCTTTATTGCCACGTGCTCAAAAGGTTCATCAAGCTGAACGGCCTGCCGGTATGCACGCAGTGCGCATTGATTTTCCACCTTTTCTCCGCCTGTGCATGGGCAAATTCCGCATGCGGAGACAGACGGAATCTTCCACTTGATTATTCTTGGTTCTTAAAATTAACCATTAGCATTTTTCCACTCGGACCGGGGCAAAATTTCCTCAATGGTGTCCCAGTGTTCCACTATTTTTCCATCCTCGACCCTGAACAGATCGTAGAATGAAACATACTTGCCTAGGAACTCGCCTTCGGAAACGCTCAGCACGAAGCTTCCTTCTCCGAGTATCATGTGATTATTGGTATATATCATAGGTGTTCCAGCATCAGCCATAGCTTTGAGGGCTGCGCCAAATCCCGCAAGCCCGTCACCCACGGCGGGGTTGTGCTGGGTATAGTTGTCAAGCGCGATATATTTGGTGATCCGGTCCGGATTTGCGCCCATGAGCAGAGCAATTTCTGCTTCAAGTTTATCTGAAAATTTTCTGTGATAGACCATTTGCGTTTTTAAGGTGTGAAAAAAGGACTCGGCAACTGCATTATCCCGGCGACTCATGCTTTGAATACAGCCATGTTTCACGAGCATTTCTCTGAATTCTCGACTGACATACTGCACCCCCTGATCACTGTGAATCATCAGTCCTTTGGAGGGGCTACGCCGTACCAGAGCTTTATTGAAGGCTCGAATAACTGAACTTCTTTCCAGTGAATCACTTAAATCCCAGCCAACAACAATACGTGAAAATTAGTCTATAAAAACCGTAAGGTAGAACCATTTTCTGCCTACTTTAATATACGTAATATCCGTTACCCAAACTGTGTTCGGCCTAGATACAAAAAACTGGCGGTTCAGTAGATTGGGTGCTGCAGGCTCCTTGTGAGAGGAATCAGTGGTAACCACAAATTCTCGTACGGTTTTACACTGAAGTCCCATGGCCTTCATTTTCCTTGCAACTCGTGTGCAGCTGACTTTGCTGAATCATTCTTCAGCTTGCAAATCTGCTGTAATCATAGGGCTTCCCGCCATTTGACCATGTTCAAAATAAAGTTCTCGAATGCGTTGCTGCAACTCTTTATTTTCAATAGATCTTTTTGCTTCAGGCCTTGATAACCACCCGTAAAAACCGCTCCGGGAAACTTCTAAGGTTTGGCACATCTTCTTCACCGGAAAAATGGAGCGGTTCGTTTTGATAAATTGGAATCTCATTTCGGTGCTCTGCTGAAGATGGCCAATGCTTTTTTTAGGATATCCCGCTCTGTTTCAGCGTCACGTAGCTTTTTTTCTAGGTCTTTGATTCTGCGTTTTTCATCGGTTAAAACTTCGTTCCCCTGACCGGAAAAGGCTGCTCCACCATCTCGTAATAATTCACGGCGCCATCGATAAAGAATCTCACGAGAAATTCCGAAGCTCTCAGCAACTTCGGAATGTGTGCGAGACGGATCTTCACTCAAAAGAACTGCATTACGTTTGAATTCTGGGTCATAAGTCCGACGTTTGGGATTAGTCATTTGCTTCTCCTGTAAATGTCAGGATAGCGGCTTAACCTTGTGTCCACAATCTTGTAGCAGGATCATTTTGTTCCGAACGCAGGCAAATGGACAGACTAAAAGTACCTGCCTAGCCCAAAGCCGAGAACCACGAGGATTAATTGTCGGGGGATTACCGCGGAAGTAATCCTGAGATATCATTTTACATATCGAAACATAAACATGGAACGTCATCGAGTGCATCACAACTACAAGATGTCATCGGGCAAGCTCAGAAAAATATCGGTCACATTTTTATTGACACCGAAGAATTTAAGAAAAAATAACACATAAGTGGGCAGAACCATTCAATGCTAATAAAATAACAACCCAAATTAATAGAATACGTAAAAATACAGGCGATATAGTTCGCTCATTTGAAGAAATCAGTTCCTACCCCAACACTGTACGGCAAATGGTTATTGTAGCTGACTTCATATCAAAATCTAAACTCCAAAAAATACTTGTCGATTTAAAGGCTGGGGTCGAACGCCGCCCACACTATACTCAACTCTTTTGGATTTTGTCCTCTTTTATGGGATTTTGCCAAGAAATGGGGGTCCGTCCATTGGTTGATTGTGCCCCATAAGACGAGGCAAGAGTGCGATAGTGAAATGACACCTACACCCAAAGCCTTTGACTCTCAAAATCATCAAACAGGTGAACCGCAAATGTTCCCCGCCCGGTTCCCCAAACAAAAAAAGGACTTACAATTTTCATTGTAAGTCCTTGAAATATCTGGTGGAGCTGAGGAGAATTGAACTCCTGGCCTCTTGAATGCCATTCAAGCGCTCTCCCAACTGAGCTACAGCCCCACTCGTGTTGGGTGAAAAAGTGTTTATAGAATCCAGCAACTACTGTCAACACTCTTTCTCAAATTAAACACAAAAATATCAGGACCTACCCTACCCGCATACACTTTCAGGACCTTTAACGGGAATGCGGATCACAAAACGGGTCCATTCTCCCGGCTCAGAAAACACTTCCATGGAACCTCTATGCTGCTTGACGACAATGAAATATGACACTGACAGACCAAGCCCTGTTCCTTTTCCGGGTCCTTTAGTGGAGAAAAAAGGTTCAAAAACTTTCTTACGCGCATCCTCAGTCACCCCCGGACCATTATCCTCCACCTCAATCACACTCATATTATCTCTGATATAGTTTCTGATAATCAACCGGGGGGTATCATCAACATATTCCTTATCGGCCATGGCATGGGCTGCATTCTTGAGCAGATTGAAAAATACCTGCTGAATCTGATTGCTGTAACAAATCACATTACCGTTGGAATCGGCATATTCCTTTATGATATCGATCTTCTTGAAATCGTAATTTTTCTTGAGATCGTAATCATTGCTGACAAGTTTGATTGTCCTGTCCATTAAATCCGTAACTTTGTTACTGACAAGAGACTTCTCGCTCTGACGGCTGAAGCTGAGCATATCCTTAACAATATCCGCCGCCCGCTTTCCAGATTCGTAGATAGACTCAACCATTTTGTCGCAATCACGGGCCTGTGCGTAACTGACCATACTATCAAATGAAGTTCCGCATTCTTCAGCGATTTTAATATTCATGGGGTTTTCCTTGAGCAACCTGTTGCGCAGGTTCTGGCAAGACCCGACAATCGCTGCCAGCGGGTTATTGATCTCATGGGCCATGCCGGCTGCAAGCCCGCCAAGCGACATCATCTTTTCATTCTGAATAATAAATTCCTCAGCCCTTTTCTGGCTGGTCATATCCCTGAATTCAAGAACCTGAACAAGACGTCCCTTATAAGGAATATTTCTGGACTCAAGCCGGACCGGATACTCAAAACCACCTTTACGCTTGGCTTTGGCTTCATAAGAATCCTCAACTTCGTTGCGAATGTTGTTCTGAACAAGATTACGGGATGATTCGGATATCAATTCCATAATATCCATGCCCACAAGGGTATCTACATCAAAGCCGGATATTTCAGCCAACCCCTGATTACAATCGAGAATAATACCCTGCTCATGGATGGCTATCCCGCCGAACGAAGCATTATGCAAAGCGCGGAAACGCTCTTCACTACGCAAAAGAGCTTCTTCTGATTCTTTCCTGATCTGCACCTCATGCTCCAACTCTTCAAGCATACGTTGCAGATTGCGGGTCATATCATCAAAAGCCAAAGATAACTCTTTAATCTCCTTAAAACCGCTGACCGTGATTCCGGGATAAAAACCGTCTTCCCTGATATTCAGTGCTGCTTCAGTCAAAAGCTTAACCGGACTGGTAATCCTCCGAACATTTCGAACTGTGGCGACAAAGACTAAGGCTGCGGTAAGGAGCGTTGCGAGCAGAGCCACTCCTGCGGACCGTATTGCAGGGACCAGAGCAGCTTCAACCTCACGCTCAGCAACGACCATATACGTGAGTCCTCCAAGTTTTAAATCAGCGCTGGCACCAATGACCCACTTTCCATCAAAATTCTTTCTAATCCTGCTGCCAGCGTTAAGAGACAAGCTTCTTTTGGCAAGGACCACCGAAGGGTTGGGGTGGGCCAGAACATTTCCATCCTCAGCTATGAGAAATACATTTTCTCCATCCCGATAATTCTGATCCACAACATTATTCCAGAGCACATCCAGCCTGAATTGAGCCAAGAGAACAATCTCAAGTCGACCTGTTGCTCTGTCCTTTAGCGGCACGCCCACCAGCATCAATGACTCTCGGAAATTGGGGTCATCATGAACAGGACCGTAGTTGACCTGTCCGGTTTTGATTATTTCCTTATAAAGTTGCAAGTCGGCAGGATCTAAAGGTTCCGATCCGTCATAAACAATATTAGGTGAAACTCTTGTTTTAATCCTGCCAGTATCATCAAGAATTATTATGGAATAGATGAAAGACTTTCGGGCGATCATCTCCTGCGCAACATCACGTATTTCCTGATCCGTCAGGGCAGTAAAATTCCGGTACTGGTTCAAACTGAAAAGTTTATCTTCCAACATGGAAAAATGCTGCCTCAAATCATGGGCAATATATCTGGCCATTGCCTGCTCCTGCCGTAAAGAAGCATCAATCTGACCGCTGCCAATCCAGACTGTCAGCATTATGCCCAACAAAACCAGCGGAACAAGCGCAAGCACTATGTAGGAACGGAAAAGGATAGAATAAAGAGATCGCATTATAACCTAATTATCTGACTATATTCTTAGCCTGACGCAAAAGGGTATCACTGATATCCACGCCGATAGCTTTAGCGGTTTTCAAGTTTATAAAGAGGTAATCTTCGGATATTTCCACTGGAAGCGAAGAAACCGGAGCACCGGAAAAAAGCATATGTGCCATGCGGGCGCTCTGTCTGCCTATTTCATATCCATTGAATCCATACCCGGTCAGAGCACCGGCCTCCACCTGTTTGAAACGTGGTGTAGAAAGAGGCAATTTGCGTTCAAGGCAAAGGGCAACAAAATCATTGATCCGAGACATGACCAGCCCTTCTCTGGGAAGAAGGACCGCATCAACATCCGCAGGCACATATTCCTTGTCAGCAAAGAGGTCAGTTTCCCGGTAAAAAGGCTTCTTAACAAGCTCTACCCCAACTTTGGGAGCAGCCTCTTCAAGCATTTTCAAGCTTGCTGCTGCGCTTTTATCCCCAAGACTATAGGGTATAAAAACTTTAGTCACTGCAGGCGCAACATACTTCAGGTACTGCAGCCTTCGGCCATCACTGGCCGAAAGTCTGACTCCGGTAATATTTCCTTCCGGAGCACGCTCATTCTTCACTATTCCTGCTGCCACGGGATCATTTACAGGCGCAAAAATCACCGGAATATTTGTGCCGTGTGTAATTTGTTTTGCAACTATTGCCGCCGGGGTGGGGGATGCAAAAATTAAATCAGGTTTATTCTCTAGCAACGTATGCATGTAGCTTCCAAGATCTTTCTTGGTGGGAGCCGGCCCTGCAAAGTCAAACTCAATATTTTTACCTTCAATATAACCGAGCTCTCTTAAACCGTCCTTGAAGCCCTGCAGTGTGGACAGATTGTTGCTGGTAAACTGCAGAACACCGACCCTGTATAATTTATTATCCGCCCTGAATGGCAGCAATAGATAGATTGCGATGGTAAATAAAAGCAGTAACCCGACTGCGCCTAAGACACTTCTCCTCATATGAACCTCCAGTCCAAAAGGAATTTGAGGTTATATTAAAATAATCTATCGGCTCAGTCAGGTAAACCATAATATAAAATAACTTGAAGCCACGGATTAAATCCGGACTTCAACAGTATTATCATTCAAGGTCGTAGCCTCTCCAATATCGGAAAGTCTTTCATGATGCAGGGTATTTACCAGATTCCCATTCCCTGATTGCCTGCGCATAAAGATTCCTGCAGCAGCAACCGCCCCCTTGGCGACCAGAGGAGTCACCCGGGCGGTAAAAGCAACTTCTCCCAGATCGTTGTAGGCCACAATACTGTCACCATCTGTGATGGAACGGTCCGCGGCATCATCAGGATGAATCTCCAAAAACATGGAACCGCGGCTTTGCACCAACTCGTCACGCTCAAGGAATATGGAATTAAGAGTTTCGGAACTAGGCACCGCAATCAGGTGCAGGGGATAAGGCCCACCGTGGCACTCCTGATAGTGCGGAACTTGATCTTTCAATGTGCTGTTAATTATCTCAATTTTTCCAGAAGGAGTCTGCCAGCTTGTATGGTCGGCAAAATGCAGGGAAATCATGCCACCGGTTTTCAAAACCTCACGCTGCTTGGGAGTAATGTCCTGCAATCCAGCCATGGGGTTATCAAGAAGTTCCGCCAGCAAATCATCTTCAGAGCGCTGGAAATGACTGTCGGTATAGCCCATACCTTTCGCAAGTAGACAAAAGATATCCCAGTTGCTCTTGCTCTCTCCGGCAGCGGGGATAATTTTATAAGCCGCTCCAAAAGAACAATAGCCGTAAGCACTGTAGCAATCAGACTGTTCCACAGAGAAAGTGGCAGGGAGAATAATATCCGCATAGCGGGCTGTATCGGTCATAAACCGTTCGTGGACCACGGTGAAAAGATCAGGGTCAGCAAGACCCTGCTCAATGCCGAGCTGGTTGGAAACAGAACCGACCGGATTGCTGCCGTAGATATGCAGGCAGCGAATCGGAGTCTGCCCTTCTTCACCTTTCAGGGCCATGGCAAGCTGGTTGATGTTGACCTTGCGTCCTTCACGGCTTCGCAGATCAGGCCGGGTGATACGGGAAGCGTCAATATACTCCCGCATTCCGGGATTACAACCGCAAAGACCGCCGCCCGGCTGCTTCCATGCTCCGGTAAAAGCAGAAAAGATAGTTATCAGACGGACAGTCATGCCGCCATTTCCGTAGCGGGAGTTCCCGCTTCCAAGGATGATTGCCGGAGCTGAAGCAGCGGCATATTCACGGGCCAATTCAACAATCACCTGTGCAGGCACACCGCATACAGACTCAGCCCACTGCGGTGTGTACTCATCGAGAGTATTCTTGAATTCAGCATAACCAACTGATTCATTCTGCAGAAAGTCAGCATCATCCAGACTTTCCTTGACCAGCACGTGCATCATGCCGAGAGCCAATGCTCCGTCAGTTCCCGGTTTTACGAGCACTACCTGATCGGCATACTGAGCCATTTCCCCGGCAAAGGATTCGATAAGGACGACATGCTTGCCCTGCTTACGACCTTTGACCAGATCAGGCATGCTCTGCAAACGGGTAGCCTTCATGTTGCTGCCCCATACGATATACATATCGCTATCCGCCAGTTCGCGGGGATCAAGCCCCCCGGTGTTGCCCATAACGGCTTGATACCCTACACCCTTGGCTGAACAACAAAGGGTCTTGATCAATTGGCAGGCCCCCATTTTATTGAACAAAGCATCGCCGCAGTTGCGCTGAATAAGGCTCATGACTCCGGAATAATAAAAAGGAAGAATTGAGTCCGGTCCGTACTCATCCAAAGACTGCTTCCATTTTCCGGTAATGGTTTCCACAGCCTCATCCCATGAGATGGGTTCAAATCTCCCCTCACCTTTCTGTCCGGTACGCTTTAGGGGAGTTAAAATTCTGTCCGGGGAATGAATAGATTTTTCATAGCGCTGCATCTTACGGCAGATCAGTCCACCACAGATGGGATCATCGGGATCACCCTTCACTTTGGTAATTCGGGTTCCGTCGCTCTCTACGAGAAGGCCGCAGGTGGTAGGACAGTCGTAAGGACAGATTGATTTATATATCGGCATAGCTTTTACCTTGGGATAATATGAAAATATTGGAAGGAAATTTGAAAACGTCGTCAGTAAAATTCATACTATCGTAGAAGGTGTGCTTAATCCAGTACCGAACACAGGACAGGCGTACCCCCAAAGAGGATCACGCCTGCTACTTTCTTTGTCTAATCTGCATATAGCTACAAATATAACTCCGGCTCCTTAGGTTCAGCAAATAACTTACTCAACCTAAACCGGGCATCTTTTACCGGACCGTCTTTCATTGTCCGGGCCTGATTGGGACATTTCTTGAGACAGGCACAGCAGGTGATACATTTGACTATATCGATTACTGAACTATCCTCGGCATCGACAGCACCTGTGGGGCAAATTTCAGCACATATCCCGCATTGTACGCAGGAGTCATCTACTGCAATAAAGTCCACATCCCACAATTCCGTGCTGCCGCGATAAGGGAATTCACCGGGAAGATCATTCACGCATGACTCTGCAAGGTCAGTTATTGAATCCAGTTTTTCCCGAATCTTAGAACCGAACATTTCGGCGTGGCTTAAATCTCTATTATCAGGACGGCCCTGTGCTGTTGGAATTTCGGCATTTGAGAAAGAATGCTCCCCGATATATGCCGCACAAGCTACAGGCATAGCACCCTGCCTTTGCAGCAGATCCTTCAACTCAAGCAGGGCATCTTCATAAACGCGGTTTCCATAGACAACCACGCAAACCACCGGACTGCCGGCAGCCTGAATTTTATCGAACCATTCCTGCAACAATCCCGGAACCCTGCCCATATACACAGGCACACCAACCACAATCAATTCATCTTCTGAAAATTCCAGCTGACGCAACCTTGCTTCCGGCTTGGTTATATCAATCAGCTCAACTTCTTTAACACCAATCCCCCGTGCAACAGCCCGTAAAACCCGCTCAGTGGTTCCTGTAGGAGAAAAATATATTAATTTTATAGACTTAATATTCATTAAAGCACTCCGCGTTTAATTATGATTTTAGTTTTAATCTCTCTCTTAATTTAATTACGATACGTAACGAAAATAAACTTGTCAATACACTCAAAGCATGGCACAAGACAGCATCAGCTAAAACAAGGTGAAATATATGACTAAGACTAAAGCCGGGCGCCCAAGAAGTGAAAAGGCACAACAGGCCGTATTGAACGCGACTTATAAGTTGCTGAATGAACATGGCGGAAAAAAACTTACAATCGAAGCAATTGCCAGAGAAGCCGGGGTAGGCAAACCGACAATCTACCGCTGGTGGGCTTCACTGGCCGATATTGTTCTCGAAGCGGTTCTAAGTCAGGCGGACCTTAAAATACCTGTTCCACCCTACGAATCGTTAAAAACGACCCTGCGCCAGTTTCTCCGAAGCTCCATGAAATCGATCAATGAAGGGGACGGAAGCAACCTTCGGTACCTGATGTCCTTAGCGCAGCAAGATGAGTCATTCAGAGACAGATTCAGGGGAAATTTCGTGGCAAAGCGTCAGGAAATTCTAAGATCCATTCTTGAGCAGGCATCTGAAGCAGGTGAGATTTCTTTAACTCAAGATTTGGACATACTTGTTGACCTAATATTCGGGTCCATGTGGTATCGG contains:
- a CDS encoding EFR1 family ferrodoxin (N-terminal region resembles flavodoxins. C-terminal ferrodoxin region binds two 4Fe-4S clusters.), whose protein sequence is MNIKSIKLIYFSPTGTTERVLRAVARGIGVKEVELIDITKPEARLRQLEFSEDELIVVGVPVYMGRVPGLLQEWFDKIQAAGSPVVCVVVYGNRVYEDALLELKDLLQRQGAMPVACAAYIGEHSFSNAEIPTAQGRPDNRDLSHAEMFGSKIREKLDSITDLAESCVNDLPGEFPYRGSTELWDVDFIAVDDSCVQCGICAEICPTGAVDAEDSSVIDIVKCITCCACLKKCPNQARTMKDGPVKDARFRLSKLFAEPKEPELYL
- a CDS encoding TetR/AcrR family transcriptional regulator; protein product: MTKTKAGRPRSEKAQQAVLNATYKLLNEHGGKKLTIEAIAREAGVGKPTIYRWWASLADIVLEAVLSQADLKIPVPPYESLKTTLRQFLRSSMKSINEGDGSNLRYLMSLAQQDESFRDRFRGNFVAKRQEILRSILEQASEAGEISLTQDLDILVDLIFGSMWYRLLIGHGAIDEAFADELTEIIIKLGKHGDI
- a CDS encoding ATP-binding protein; translation: MRSLYSILFRSYIVLALVPLVLLGIMLTVWIGSGQIDASLRQEQAMARYIAHDLRQHFSMLEDKLFSLNQYRNFTALTDQEIRDVAQEMIARKSFIYSIIILDDTGRIKTRVSPNIVYDGSEPLDPADLQLYKEIIKTGQVNYGPVHDDPNFRESLMLVGVPLKDRATGRLEIVLLAQFRLDVLWNNVVDQNYRDGENVFLIAEDGNVLAHPNPSVVLAKRSLSLNAGSRIRKNFDGKWVIGASADLKLGGLTYMVVAEREVEAALVPAIRSAGVALLATLLTAALVFVATVRNVRRITSPVKLLTEAALNIREDGFYPGITVSGFKEIKELSLAFDDMTRNLQRMLEELEHEVQIRKESEEALLRSEERFRALHNASFGGIAIHEQGIILDCNQGLAEISGFDVDTLVGMDIMELISESSRNLVQNNIRNEVEDSYEAKAKRKGGFEYPVRLESRNIPYKGRLVQVLEFRDMTSQKRAEEFIIQNEKMMSLGGLAAGMAHEINNPLAAIVGSCQNLRNRLLKENPMNIKIAEECGTSFDSMVSYAQARDCDKMVESIYESGKRAADIVKDMLSFSRQSEKSLVSNKVTDLMDRTIKLVSNDYDLKKNYDFKKIDIIKEYADSNGNVICYSNQIQQVFFNLLKNAAHAMADKEYVDDTPRLIIRNYIRDNMSVIEVEDNGPGVTEDARKKVFEPFFSTKGPGKGTGLGLSVSYFIVVKQHRGSMEVFSEPGEWTRFVIRIPVKGPESVCG
- a CDS encoding molybdopterin-dependent oxidoreductase — protein: MPIYKSICPYDCPTTCGLLVESDGTRITKVKGDPDDPICGGLICRKMQRYEKSIHSPDRILTPLKRTGQKGEGRFEPISWDEAVETITGKWKQSLDEYGPDSILPFYYSGVMSLIQRNCGDALFNKMGACQLIKTLCCSAKGVGYQAVMGNTGGLDPRELADSDMYIVWGSNMKATRLQSMPDLVKGRKQGKHVVLIESFAGEMAQYADQVVLVKPGTDGALALGMMHVLVKESLDDADFLQNESVGYAEFKNTLDEYTPQWAESVCGVPAQVIVELAREYAAASAPAIILGSGNSRYGNGGMTVRLITIFSAFTGAWKQPGGGLCGCNPGMREYIDASRITRPDLRSREGRKVNINQLAMALKGEEGQTPIRCLHIYGSNPVGSVSNQLGIEQGLADPDLFTVVHERFMTDTARYADIILPATFSVEQSDCYSAYGYCSFGAAYKIIPAAGESKSNWDIFCLLAKGMGYTDSHFQRSEDDLLAELLDNPMAGLQDITPKQREVLKTGGMISLHFADHTSWQTPSGKIEIINSTLKDQVPHYQECHGGPYPLHLIAVPSSETLNSIFLERDELVQSRGSMFLEIHPDDAADRSITDGDSIVAYNDLGEVAFTARVTPLVAKGAVAAAGIFMRRQSGNGNLVNTLHHERLSDIGEATTLNDNTVEVRI
- a CDS encoding ABC transporter substrate-binding protein, which codes for MRRSVLGAVGLLLLFTIAIYLLLPFRADNKLYRVGVLQFTSNNLSTLQGFKDGLRELGYIEGKNIEFDFAGPAPTKKDLGSYMHTLLENKPDLIFASPTPAAIVAKQITHGTNIPVIFAPVNDPVAAGIVKNERAPEGNITGVRLSASDGRRLQYLKYVAPAVTKVFIPYSLGDKSAAASLKMLEEAAPKVGVELVKKPFYRETDLFADKEYVPADVDAVLLPREGLVMSRINDFVALCLERKLPLSTPRFKQVEAGALTGYGFNGYEIGRQSARMAHMLFSGAPVSSLPVEISEDYLFINLKTAKAIGVDISDTLLRQAKNIVR